In one window of Aceticella autotrophica DNA:
- a CDS encoding recombinase family protein, which translates to MFKDNVPEKIWNCAVYCRLSKEDLNHGYSESIQAQKNELTKFVLENGWSLFGFYIDDGVSGTTFERDDFKRMIDDVEKGFINCIITKDLSRLGRDYIETGRYLEKVFPEFGIRYIALNDGIDTSKGDDDSIPFRNVVNDMYAKDISKKIKFNLYSKMKDGLYVGALVPYGYKKDPNNKNRLIPSNDITTQAVKRIFSLYMDGFGKQKIAKILSEEGYPTPSESKENYNNSNQKVKMWNSNAVHRILTNEVYIGTIVQHKRKKVSYKVKKTKEVPEEEWIKKTDMHEPIIDKDIFWQVQEIIQERSKMKFRPGHVTHLFSGKARCGDCGSYMGYFYDKYRSEPCWKLICGVFRKYGSKACTMHSIPENKLEQIILADLRGIVKEMLDYQELMRIAEDSVEEKCIEQENIYKEYKKRLFGLQNTFKQMYYDKIKGLLNEEQFKILSNEIQNEMNTYQNKLNEIEKDINSKDRKMILIQQAYEKIKAIVDMQDLNRQMVENLIDFIEIFDDNKIKIHYKFSTPENYYS; encoded by the coding sequence ATGTTTAAGGATAACGTACCGGAAAAAATTTGGAATTGTGCGGTATACTGCAGGCTGTCAAAGGAAGATTTAAACCATGGATATAGTGAAAGTATACAGGCACAGAAAAACGAATTGACTAAATTTGTTTTAGAAAATGGTTGGAGTCTTTTTGGTTTTTATATTGATGATGGTGTAAGCGGAACTACCTTTGAACGGGATGATTTTAAAAGAATGATTGATGACGTTGAAAAGGGCTTTATAAATTGTATTATAACAAAAGACTTGTCCAGACTTGGACGTGATTATATTGAAACAGGAAGATATTTAGAGAAAGTATTCCCCGAGTTTGGCATAAGATATATTGCTTTGAATGACGGCATAGATACGTCAAAAGGTGATGATGACAGTATACCTTTTAGAAATGTTGTTAATGATATGTATGCAAAAGACATATCGAAAAAAATCAAATTTAATCTTTACAGCAAAATGAAAGACGGCTTATATGTAGGAGCATTAGTACCTTATGGGTATAAAAAAGATCCGAATAATAAAAACAGATTAATACCGTCTAATGATATTACAACTCAGGCAGTAAAGAGAATTTTTTCATTATATATGGATGGTTTTGGCAAACAAAAGATTGCTAAAATATTATCGGAAGAAGGTTATCCTACACCATCAGAATCAAAAGAGAATTATAATAATTCGAATCAGAAGGTTAAAATGTGGAACAGCAATGCTGTTCACCGGATATTGACTAATGAAGTATATATTGGAACAATAGTTCAGCATAAAAGAAAAAAAGTATCATACAAGGTTAAAAAAACTAAGGAAGTTCCGGAAGAAGAATGGATTAAAAAAACTGATATGCATGAGCCTATAATAGATAAAGATATTTTTTGGCAGGTACAGGAGATAATACAGGAAAGGTCAAAAATGAAATTCAGACCGGGGCATGTTACACATTTGTTTTCGGGTAAAGCCAGATGCGGTGATTGTGGTTCATATATGGGGTATTTTTATGATAAATATAGAAGTGAGCCATGTTGGAAACTTATCTGCGGTGTCTTCAGGAAATATGGTTCAAAAGCTTGTACAATGCATTCTATTCCTGAAAACAAGTTAGAGCAAATTATTTTAGCGGACCTCAGAGGTATAGTAAAAGAAATGCTTGATTATCAGGAATTGATGAGAATTGCAGAGGATTCGGTTGAGGAAAAATGTATAGAGCAGGAAAATATATACAAGGAATACAAGAAAAGACTTTTCGGTTTGCAAAATACTTTTAAACAGATGTATTATGACAAAATTAAAGGGCTATTAAATGAAGAGCAGTTTAAAATACTTTCCAACGAGATTCAAAATGAAATGAACACTTATCAAAATAAATTAAACGAGATTGAAAAAGATATAAATTCAAAGGATAGGAAAATGATTCTTATACAACAGGCATACGAAAAAATTAAAGCAATAGTTGATATGCAGGATTTAAACAGGCAAATGGTTGAAAATCTTATTGACTTTATAGAAATATTTGATGATAATAAAATTAAGATACATTATAAATTTTCCACTCCTGAAAATTACTACTCATAG
- a CDS encoding metal-sensitive transcriptional regulator has translation MSDGIREDVLLRLKTIKGHIAGIEKMVEERKGCPDILLQIAAVRSSLEKVGLFIINEHAQECFSSKEDGKITYEEMQRVIDFLIKFLK, from the coding sequence ATGAGTGATGGTATAAGAGAGGATGTATTGCTAAGGTTGAAAACCATTAAAGGGCATATAGCTGGGATTGAAAAAATGGTTGAGGAGAGAAAAGGATGTCCAGATATTCTGTTGCAAATAGCAGCTGTAAGGTCTTCATTGGAGAAGGTTGGACTTTTTATAATAAATGAACATGCTCAGGAGTGTTTTTCTTCAAAAGAAGATGGGAAAATTACATATGAAGAAATGCAAAGGGTAATAGATTTCCTGATTAAATTTTTGAAATAA
- a CDS encoding TatD family nuclease-associated radical SAM protein has translation MIAYKLGNSLYLNITNRCTNRCEFCIRQREIGVGGYDLRLEKEPSLKEIIEAIGDPSGYKEVVFCGYGEPLLRLQTVLDVSRYLKKNYPNVPIRINTNGQANLIYGEDITPQFKGLVDVISISLNAENAEKYQELCHSDYGKEAYYSILEFARKCKNHIPRVVLSVVDLPSIDVEKCRRLAEDLCVELRVRIYYE, from the coding sequence ATGATTGCATATAAGTTGGGAAATTCTCTATACCTTAACATTACAAACAGGTGTACGAATAGATGTGAGTTTTGTATAAGGCAAAGGGAAATAGGAGTGGGAGGTTATGACCTTCGTCTGGAAAAGGAGCCTTCATTAAAGGAAATCATAGAAGCCATCGGTGATCCTTCTGGTTATAAAGAGGTAGTTTTTTGCGGATATGGCGAGCCTTTATTGCGCCTTCAGACTGTTTTGGATGTGTCAAGATATTTGAAAAAGAATTATCCCAATGTACCAATTCGCATAAACACCAATGGTCAGGCTAATCTCATTTATGGTGAGGATATAACTCCGCAGTTTAAAGGTCTGGTGGATGTTATTTCCATAAGCCTTAATGCAGAAAATGCCGAGAAGTATCAGGAGTTATGCCATTCGGACTATGGGAAAGAGGCATATTATTCCATACTGGAGTTTGCGAGGAAATGTAAGAACCATATTCCTCGCGTGGTATTGTCTGTGGTAGACCTTCCCTCAATAGATGTGGAAAAGTGCAGGAGATTGGCTGAGGACCTTTGCGTGGAATTGCGAGTCAGAATATACTATGAGTAG
- a CDS encoding DUF3006 domain-containing protein has protein sequence MKIHGIIDSIEDNIAVILLNNEEKTINIPVDYLPSNVVEGDIIDISININKGKAVQKSDKLKKMMSKVYKED, from the coding sequence ATGAAGATACATGGCATAATTGATAGTATAGAAGATAATATTGCTGTGATTTTGCTGAATAATGAAGAAAAAACTATAAACATACCTGTAGATTATCTTCCAAGCAATGTTGTTGAAGGGGATATCATTGATATTTCAATAAATATAAATAAAGGAAAAGCGGTTCAAAAGTCTGATAAACTTAAAAAGATGATGTCGAAGGTTTATAAAGAAGATTGA
- a CDS encoding sensor domain-containing diguanylate cyclase: MIIIIAILVSFAVSFVVISAYDEVIMSATDRVKYDIDLFQTLLEQKYPGAWNIKNGKLYKGNVQLNDNYDVVDCFTSISGNTTTIFQGDTRISTSIKNNKGERVIGTKADPEVAETVLKQGKNYFGIANVVGEKYITAYKPIKDNEGEIIGMVYTGIPLSSFDIVKKRLILRIGFPSFLFLIFAITEIMLIVEWINVRKLALTDSLTNAYNRRYFTQMLEREIEYAKRTGLTFSIIMVDLDHFKNVNDRFGHAAGDLVLKSLVNMIKQRIRKTDCIARWGGEEFLILLPNTPVDKGAYLAEELRKRLSRMVIPKVGHVTASFGVTGYCEGDTIDTLVMRADSMMYKAKSSGRNCVRFTDKCK; encoded by the coding sequence ATGATTATCATAATAGCTATTCTTGTGTCATTTGCTGTTTCTTTTGTTGTAATATCTGCTTATGATGAAGTTATAATGTCTGCTACAGATAGGGTAAAGTACGATATTGATTTATTTCAAACATTGCTTGAACAAAAGTATCCCGGTGCTTGGAATATTAAAAATGGAAAACTTTACAAAGGCAATGTTCAGTTAAATGATAATTACGATGTGGTTGATTGCTTTACTTCGATTTCCGGCAACACAACCACAATTTTTCAAGGAGATACAAGAATTTCCACATCTATTAAAAATAACAAAGGTGAACGGGTCATTGGTACAAAGGCTGATCCTGAGGTTGCAGAAACTGTTTTAAAACAGGGTAAAAATTATTTTGGGATAGCTAATGTAGTTGGGGAAAAATATATTACGGCATATAAGCCTATCAAAGATAATGAAGGGGAAATTATTGGTATGGTTTATACCGGAATACCCTTGTCTTCTTTTGATATTGTGAAAAAAAGGCTGATTTTAAGAATAGGTTTTCCCAGTTTTCTATTTTTGATATTTGCTATAACAGAAATAATGTTAATTGTGGAATGGATTAACGTACGCAAATTAGCTTTAACGGATTCTTTAACAAATGCTTATAACCGTCGTTATTTTACGCAGATGCTGGAAAGGGAAATAGAATATGCGAAGCGGACAGGGTTGACTTTTTCCATAATTATGGTGGATTTGGACCATTTTAAGAATGTAAATGATCGGTTTGGTCATGCTGCCGGTGATTTAGTTTTGAAAAGTTTAGTAAATATGATTAAGCAGAGGATACGTAAAACAGACTGCATTGCTCGCTGGGGCGGAGAAGAATTTCTAATACTTTTGCCTAATACGCCTGTGGATAAGGGAGCATATTTGGCAGAGGAACTTAGAAAACGCTTAAGCCGCATGGTCATTCCTAAGGTGGGACATGTGACTGCCAGCTTTGGTGTTACGGGTTATTGTGAGGGCGATACGATTGATACCTTGGTTATGCGTGCTGACAGTATGATGTACAAGGCAAAGTCTTCCGGACGAAATTGCGTACGGTTTACAGACAAATGCAAGTAA
- a CDS encoding glycosyltransferase family 4 protein: MKINMEILFMTFIDILNSLPQRSHHIIDFLKERYDLTVLFCRYNESGVFNKKDGKTKYIGIPVKFYDLFNPMTLYNAYTEINKESYDICIAQGPWMGIVAVEFKKSGKINLLAYEDIDYFPDFFQYEEIYNSTRNMEKFCIENADVTFSVNRYLIKLREEQTGITPYYIPNGVKFNIFQKREKEHEGLCLIFSGSLEHWSGLELPIKVLPALRREFKEVYVRVLGKGHYEAALKKLVADLKIDDYIHFYGKVEYNDLPYYFSMADIGLCTLFPTELINYSFPLKAVEYMAAGLPVVATDMGELGDLIKKNKCGITITYSYTDLLEKLIMLLNNPDKLRSMGSNGLKAAEMYDWKNLFEKELNIILQKLE, from the coding sequence ATGAAAATAAATATGGAAATATTATTTATGACTTTTATAGATATTTTAAATTCACTTCCTCAGAGAAGTCACCATATCATAGATTTTTTGAAAGAAAGGTATGATTTGACAGTATTATTTTGCCGCTATAATGAATCTGGGGTATTCAATAAGAAAGATGGGAAAACTAAATATATAGGTATTCCTGTTAAATTTTACGACCTTTTTAATCCTATGACGCTATATAATGCTTATACGGAAATTAATAAGGAAAGTTATGATATATGCATAGCACAAGGACCATGGATGGGTATTGTTGCTGTAGAATTTAAGAAATCAGGTAAAATAAATTTATTGGCATATGAAGATATAGATTATTTTCCGGATTTTTTCCAATATGAAGAAATATATAACAGTACAAGAAATATGGAAAAATTCTGTATTGAAAATGCAGATGTAACGTTTAGTGTAAATCGATATTTGATAAAGTTGAGAGAAGAACAGACAGGTATTACACCATATTATATTCCCAATGGTGTAAAATTTAATATTTTTCAAAAAAGGGAAAAAGAGCATGAGGGATTATGCCTTATTTTCAGCGGTTCTCTTGAACATTGGTCAGGCTTGGAACTACCAATAAAAGTATTGCCCGCATTGAGAAGAGAATTTAAAGAGGTATATGTAAGGGTGCTTGGTAAAGGACACTATGAAGCAGCATTAAAAAAACTTGTAGCAGATTTAAAGATTGATGATTATATACATTTTTATGGGAAGGTAGAATACAATGACTTGCCATATTATTTTAGTATGGCTGACATAGGATTATGCACATTATTTCCTACTGAACTTATAAACTATTCTTTTCCTTTAAAAGCAGTTGAATATATGGCGGCAGGTTTGCCTGTTGTTGCTACAGATATGGGGGAACTTGGGGATTTGATAAAAAAGAATAAATGTGGTATAACAATAACATACAGTTATACTGATTTATTGGAAAAATTGATTATGCTTTTGAATAATCCAGATAAATTAAGGAGTATGGGGAGTAACGGATTAAAGGCAGCGGAAATGTATGATTGGAAAAATTTATTTGAAAAAGAATTAAATATTATTTTGCAAAAACTTGAATAA
- a CDS encoding cysteine desulfurase family protein: MEVYLDNSATTRVRSEAIEEMVRVMDINYGNPSSIHLKGYEAEKILNEARHNVAELINCEDSEIVFTSGGTESNNLALRGIAEIMKKRGNHIISSKIEHPSVLNVLKQLEEEGFVVTYLDVDEAGKIDLKELKEAISSKTILISIMSVNNEIGTIEPVESIAVLTAQYELAVFHVDGVQAAGKIEINVKNDNIHLLSLSGHKIHGPKGIGALYIKKKVRIKPIILGGGQERNLRSGTENLPGIAGFGIACKLSKEEFKGNAERLRILKKRLYDGISAEIRDIHLNGPEINDGAPQILNVSFPGVKSEVLLHALEEKGIYVSPGSACSNRKNGVSHVLKSIGLKRELAESAIRFSFGYFNTEEEIDYTVSVLKEKVSFLRKYMRR; this comes from the coding sequence ATGGAAGTATATCTTGATAATAGTGCTACCACAAGAGTAAGAAGTGAAGCTATTGAAGAAATGGTAAGGGTGATGGATATAAATTATGGAAATCCGTCATCGATACATTTAAAAGGATATGAAGCGGAAAAAATACTTAATGAAGCAAGGCATAATGTTGCTGAATTAATAAATTGTGAGGACAGTGAAATAGTATTTACATCGGGTGGTACTGAATCAAACAATCTTGCATTGAGAGGAATTGCCGAAATTATGAAAAAAAGAGGTAATCATATTATCTCTTCTAAGATAGAGCATCCTTCTGTTTTAAATGTATTAAAACAACTGGAAGAGGAAGGATTTGTGGTTACATATCTGGATGTTGATGAAGCCGGTAAAATAGATTTAAAAGAACTTAAAGAGGCAATAAGCAGTAAAACAATACTTATATCCATTATGAGTGTAAATAATGAAATAGGTACTATTGAGCCTGTTGAAAGTATTGCTGTACTTACGGCTCAATATGAACTTGCTGTATTTCATGTTGATGGGGTACAAGCAGCAGGAAAAATTGAAATTAATGTTAAAAATGATAATATACATTTATTATCATTAAGTGGTCATAAAATACATGGACCTAAAGGTATAGGAGCACTATATATTAAAAAGAAGGTCAGGATAAAACCCATAATTTTGGGTGGTGGTCAGGAGAGAAATCTACGTTCAGGGACTGAAAATCTTCCCGGCATTGCAGGATTTGGCATTGCCTGCAAATTATCAAAAGAAGAATTCAAGGGAAATGCTGAAAGACTTAGAATCCTGAAAAAAAGATTGTATGACGGGATTTCTGCTGAGATAAGGGATATACATTTAAATGGGCCTGAAATAAATGATGGTGCACCACAGATTTTAAATGTATCTTTTCCAGGTGTGAAAAGTGAAGTTCTTTTACATGCTCTTGAAGAAAAAGGGATATATGTTTCTCCTGGTTCGGCATGCTCCAATAGAAAGAATGGTGTAAGTCATGTTTTGAAATCCATAGGATTAAAACGTGAACTTGCGGAAAGCGCCATAAGATTTTCTTTTGGATATTTTAATACTGAAGAAGAAATTGATTATACAGTATCTGTTTTAAAAGAAAAGGTGAGTTTTTTAAGAAAATATATGCGGAGGTAA
- a CDS encoding (Fe-S)-binding protein, translating into MNELPLIEHFKRKINYVPCIAGSDLLVETIIIDFDLSELLPYINAVAEKAKYIPELNWIKFKFHGFPHKYQDGVWDVAVHQNTISVRAFLDRDTADKVSDECINYINDIIFHKDEIIPSYKEWKQPKAIDIIKYLPKINCGKCGFPTCMAFAAKLALGDTDLINCPELSKEPDKRQKLLELLGN; encoded by the coding sequence ATGAATGAATTACCATTAATCGAACATTTCAAAAGAAAGATAAATTATGTACCCTGTATAGCCGGTAGCGACCTTTTAGTGGAAACGATAATAATTGATTTCGATCTTTCCGAATTACTTCCATATATCAATGCTGTAGCTGAAAAAGCGAAATATATCCCTGAACTTAATTGGATTAAATTTAAGTTTCATGGGTTTCCGCATAAGTATCAGGATGGTGTATGGGATGTTGCAGTTCATCAAAATACTATTTCAGTACGTGCTTTTTTAGATAGGGATACTGCAGATAAGGTTTCTGACGAGTGTATTAACTATATTAATGATATTATTTTTCACAAAGACGAAATAATACCAAGTTATAAAGAATGGAAACAACCCAAGGCAATTGATATAATAAAATATTTACCTAAAATTAATTGCGGAAAATGCGGTTTTCCAACCTGTATGGCTTTTGCTGCAAAATTAGCTCTTGGAGATACAGATTTGATAAATTGTCCTGAATTATCAAAAGAGCCGGACAAGCGTCAAAAATTGTTAGAGTTACTTGGAAATTAA
- a CDS encoding diguanylate cyclase: MNKKPLHENTQEKQLIEIIKAQESKINELSTELEILKKVEKELQISLAYNQIISDACFMAIQEKDSLNYVFKVLSMVKKRLKVDQMYFFEISQEKGTINRIFEFMTLDEVNQKEKLLAEYREGLNWWIERFVNGGTMNFENLEATLYINLKKILREQGIYIKLVLPLFRVGEYSSFVGLGSCLEKREWTETDISCFQLGIFIVAGYVMHKGMEEKLIFSLYHDKLTGLYNRRYIEEEIRHIDIPSHLPLSVIISDINGLKLINNCYGNETGDITLKKVAEVLKKNCRHEDIIARWGEDEFIIFQPLTDEKATEERINSINKECLLNGDESLRISLSFGYAIKNKAEENICQVVEKAEEGMCRNKFLQNKSYRNAVILSLGAAILEKSMETEEHAERLKEICRKIGEGMGLNSQQLDELEILSVLHDIGKVAVKESILLKPGPLTEEEWVEMKKHSNVGYRIVQVIPGLASVAEYILYHHERWDGKGYPRGLKGEEIPLLSRILAVADSFDAMTNDRVYRKAMSTEEAIAEIKRNAGTQFDPAVVNAFIESCCKREKNDVL, from the coding sequence ATGAATAAAAAACCTTTACATGAAAATACCCAAGAAAAACAGTTAATTGAGATTATAAAAGCGCAAGAAAGTAAGATTAACGAACTGTCCACAGAACTTGAAATTCTAAAAAAGGTTGAGAAGGAATTACAAATATCATTGGCATATAATCAAATTATAAGCGATGCTTGTTTTATGGCGATTCAAGAAAAGGATTCTTTAAATTATGTTTTCAAAGTCCTAAGTATGGTGAAGAAAAGACTCAAGGTGGATCAAATGTACTTTTTTGAAATTTCTCAGGAAAAAGGCACAATAAACAGGATTTTTGAGTTTATGACATTAGATGAAGTAAATCAAAAGGAAAAACTTCTGGCAGAATACAGAGAGGGATTAAACTGGTGGATTGAAAGGTTTGTAAATGGAGGGACAATGAACTTTGAGAATCTTGAAGCCACTTTATATATAAATCTAAAGAAAATTTTAAGGGAGCAGGGAATCTATATTAAATTGGTGTTGCCTTTATTTAGAGTAGGAGAATACAGTAGCTTTGTAGGTTTGGGCAGTTGTCTGGAAAAAAGGGAATGGACTGAAACTGATATCAGCTGCTTTCAATTAGGTATCTTTATTGTTGCAGGATATGTTATGCATAAAGGAATGGAAGAAAAACTTATTTTTTCTTTATATCACGACAAGCTTACAGGGCTTTACAACCGCAGGTATATAGAAGAAGAAATAAGACATATAGATATACCAAGTCACCTTCCTTTATCGGTTATTATAAGTGATATCAATGGATTGAAGCTGATTAATAATTGTTATGGCAATGAAACAGGGGATATTACTTTAAAAAAAGTTGCGGAGGTATTAAAGAAAAACTGTCGACATGAGGATATTATCGCTCGCTGGGGGGAGGATGAGTTTATTATCTTCCAGCCATTGACTGATGAAAAAGCAACTGAAGAAAGGATTAATAGTATTAATAAGGAGTGCCTTTTAAATGGTGATGAGTCTCTTCGGATAAGTCTTTCTTTTGGTTATGCCATAAAAAATAAAGCCGAAGAAAATATCTGTCAGGTAGTGGAGAAAGCCGAAGAAGGGATGTGCCGTAATAAGTTTTTGCAGAATAAAAGCTACAGAAATGCTGTTATTTTATCTCTGGGGGCTGCTATTCTTGAAAAAAGCATGGAAACAGAAGAACATGCAGAACGGTTGAAAGAAATATGCAGAAAAATAGGAGAAGGTATGGGCTTGAACTCCCAACAGTTGGACGAGCTGGAGATACTATCGGTACTTCACGATATCGGGAAAGTGGCCGTCAAAGAAAGTATTTTGCTAAAACCCGGTCCTTTGACAGAGGAAGAATGGGTGGAGATGAAAAAACATTCAAATGTTGGATATCGTATTGTACAAGTTATACCGGGATTGGCTTCTGTTGCTGAATATATCCTGTACCATCATGAACGTTGGGATGGCAAGGGTTATCCACGAGGGCTGAAAGGAGAAGAAATCCCGCTGCTATCTCGTATTTTGGCTGTTGCTGACAGTTTTGATGCTATGACAAATGACAGGGTGTACAGGAAAGCAATGAGCACAGAGGAAGCGATAGCTGAAATTAAAAGGAATGCAGGAACGCAGTTTGACCCGGCGGTGGTAAATGCTTTTATTGAAAGCTGCTGTAAAAGAGAAAAAAATGATGTTTTATAA